In Aristaeella hokkaidonensis, the following are encoded in one genomic region:
- a CDS encoding heavy metal translocating P-type ATPase, whose translation MTKKQKKMLIRILVAAALMLILKFVPLPLSGVSMFLLWLIPYFIIGYDILRKAWKGILNRQVFDENFLMAVATLGALAIGLLKTGDYDEAVAVMLFYQIGELFQSYAVGKSRRNISELMDIRPDYANVEQDGQLVKVDPDEVEIGTVITVNPGEKIPLDGIVEDGESSLNTSALTGESVPRDVKPGDEVISGCINMSGLLRIRTTKVFGESTVSKVLDLVENASSRKSRSENFIARFARYYTPVVVFSAVALALLPPLVRLIIGQAPDWGDWIYRALTFLVISCPCALVISIPLSFFAGIGGAGKAGILVKGSNYLEALANTGTVVFDKTGTLTMGVFDVVDIHHSELDRETMLEYAALAESASSHPIAVSIRKAWGKPIDLSRVGKVEEIGGNGVVVEIDGRQVAAGNSRLMRHLGIEPIECHSAGTIVHMAIGNAYAGHIVISDVIKPDAADAIAALKRAGVRSTVMLTGDGPSAAAQVAEALGIDRVHSDLLPGDKVEKVEELLGAKKPGETLAFVGDGINDAPVLSRADLGIAMGAMGSDAAIEAADVVLMDDDPLKVSKAIRIARKCMGIVRENIIFALGIKLACLVLGALGIANMWLAVFADVGVMILAVLNAIRALFVRKL comes from the coding sequence ATGACAAAAAAGCAAAAGAAAATGCTGATCCGGATCCTTGTCGCCGCGGCGCTGATGCTCATCCTGAAGTTTGTTCCGCTGCCGCTTTCCGGGGTCTCCATGTTCCTGCTCTGGCTCATCCCCTACTTTATCATTGGATATGATATCCTGCGGAAGGCCTGGAAAGGCATCCTCAACCGGCAGGTTTTCGATGAGAATTTCCTCATGGCGGTTGCGACCCTCGGTGCCCTGGCTATCGGCCTGCTGAAAACCGGCGATTATGACGAGGCCGTCGCCGTAATGCTGTTTTACCAGATCGGCGAACTGTTCCAGAGCTATGCCGTAGGCAAAAGCCGCCGGAATATCAGCGAGCTGATGGACATCCGGCCGGATTATGCCAACGTTGAGCAGGACGGACAGCTGGTAAAGGTGGATCCGGACGAGGTGGAAATCGGCACCGTCATCACGGTGAATCCCGGGGAAAAGATCCCGCTGGACGGCATTGTGGAGGATGGAGAATCCAGCCTGAACACCAGCGCCCTGACCGGTGAAAGCGTTCCCCGGGATGTGAAGCCGGGAGATGAAGTCATCAGCGGCTGCATCAACATGAGCGGCCTGCTGCGCATCCGGACCACCAAGGTCTTCGGTGAATCCACCGTCAGCAAAGTGCTGGACCTGGTGGAGAACGCCTCCTCCCGTAAATCCCGCTCTGAAAACTTTATCGCCCGCTTCGCCCGGTATTACACCCCTGTGGTTGTCTTCAGCGCCGTTGCGCTGGCACTGCTTCCGCCCCTGGTTCGTCTGATCATTGGACAGGCACCGGATTGGGGCGACTGGATTTACCGGGCCCTGACCTTCCTGGTCATCAGCTGCCCCTGCGCGCTGGTCATCAGCATCCCGCTGAGCTTCTTTGCGGGAATCGGCGGCGCGGGCAAAGCCGGCATCCTGGTCAAAGGTTCCAACTACCTGGAAGCGCTGGCCAATACCGGAACTGTGGTTTTTGACAAAACCGGCACCCTGACCATGGGCGTCTTCGACGTGGTGGATATCCACCACAGCGAGCTGGACCGGGAGACCATGCTGGAATACGCCGCCCTGGCAGAAAGCGCCTCTTCCCATCCCATCGCCGTCAGCATCCGGAAGGCCTGGGGCAAACCCATCGACCTGTCCCGGGTAGGCAAAGTGGAGGAGATTGGCGGCAACGGCGTTGTCGTGGAGATTGACGGCCGCCAGGTGGCTGCCGGAAACAGCCGGCTCATGCGTCATCTGGGTATTGAACCCATTGAATGCCACAGCGCCGGCACCATCGTCCACATGGCGATCGGCAACGCATATGCGGGTCATATCGTTATTTCCGACGTCATCAAGCCTGATGCTGCGGATGCCATTGCCGCCCTGAAACGGGCCGGCGTCCGTTCCACGGTCATGCTGACCGGCGACGGTCCCTCCGCTGCCGCCCAGGTTGCGGAAGCCCTGGGCATCGACCGGGTTCACAGCGACCTGCTGCCGGGTGACAAAGTGGAGAAAGTGGAGGAACTGCTCGGCGCAAAGAAGCCCGGTGAAACCCTGGCCTTTGTGGGCGACGGCATCAATGACGCGCCGGTACTCAGCCGGGCGGACCTGGGAATTGCCATGGGCGCCATGGGTTCGGACGCCGCCATTGAAGCCGCGGACGTGGTTCTCATGGATGATGATCCCCTGAAGGTTTCCAAAGCCATCCGGATTGCCCGCAAGTGCATGGGCATCGTCCGGGAAAACATCATTTTCGCCCTGGGCATCAAGCTCGCCTGCCTGGTGCTCGGCGCACTGGGGATCGCCAATATGTGGCTGGCGGTCTTTGCCGACGTGGGCGTCATGATCCTGGCTGTGCTCAATGCCATCCGCGCCCTGTTTGTCCGGAAACTGTAA
- a CDS encoding methionine ABC transporter permease: MNNFANAFTPERLQEAWECLQNEFPFAIWETLYSTLLATLFAVIIGLPLGVLLVTGEKKGIRPLPASLMGFLNVLINLLRSIPFIILMVMIIPLTRVIVGTSLGTVASIVPLTIAAFPFIARLVESSLREVNPNIIETAQSMGASPMQIVLHVMLPESVPSLVTNITLAITTIMGYTAMSGAVGGGGLGKLALAYGYQRYRYAVLYLAVIVLVVITQIIQSSGTWLAARLDKRLKNK; encoded by the coding sequence ATGAATAACTTTGCCAATGCTTTTACCCCGGAACGCCTGCAGGAAGCCTGGGAATGCCTGCAGAACGAATTCCCCTTTGCTATCTGGGAAACCCTTTATTCCACCCTGCTTGCCACACTTTTTGCCGTGATCATCGGCCTGCCGCTGGGTGTGCTGCTTGTGACAGGCGAAAAGAAGGGCATCCGGCCCCTGCCGGCCTCACTGATGGGATTCCTGAACGTGCTGATTAACCTGCTGCGTTCCATTCCGTTCATTATCCTGATGGTGATGATTATTCCACTGACTCGTGTGATCGTCGGAACTTCCCTGGGTACGGTGGCTTCCATTGTCCCGCTGACCATTGCCGCGTTCCCGTTCATTGCGCGACTGGTGGAATCCAGCCTGCGTGAAGTGAATCCCAACATTATTGAGACGGCCCAGTCTATGGGCGCGTCCCCCATGCAGATCGTCCTGCATGTGATGCTGCCGGAAAGCGTCCCCAGCCTGGTGACCAATATCACGCTGGCGATTACAACCATCATGGGCTATACGGCCATGTCCGGCGCGGTAGGCGGCGGCGGTCTCGGTAAGCTGGCCCTGGCCTACGGATACCAGCGGTACCGTTACGCGGTACTGTACCTGGCGGTGATCGTGCTGGTGGTGATTACCCAGATCATCCAGTCTTCCGGAACCTGGCTGGCCGCACGGCTGGACAAACGGCTGAAGAACAAGTAA
- a CDS encoding ribonuclease H-like domain-containing protein, with protein sequence MNLRDKLRAVGGTGGTRQPAPETEDRDCRHFAVYRPAEEFPGALELSRDTLALMSEKEMPEDFDPRRILYLDTETTGLGGSGTVAFLVGMGFLTDNGFEVHQFLMRDYPEEPYLLKHVAAGLGKFDVLCTFNGTTFDVPLLESRFLMNRMSRNCLDLPHLDLLHMCRRLWKLRLGRCNLGRLEEVVLGKPREDDLPGSEVPQRYFTYLKTKQMSLLEDILKHNAQDIASLCVLLNHMAELYQHPEKIRFSEDVYSMGRALERVNQTEPARRCYRLASRGRMGDLASSALAVSYRRSGQREEAAEVWRQMIREGRGGIMPYVELAKYEEHVLRDIPEALRLTEQAIIRLSEPGFGQDDAVQADQNELQYRWQRLKRKLKEQ encoded by the coding sequence ATGAACCTTCGGGATAAGCTCAGGGCGGTAGGCGGTACCGGCGGAACCCGGCAGCCTGCCCCGGAGACAGAAGACAGGGACTGCCGCCACTTTGCCGTATACCGGCCGGCGGAAGAGTTCCCCGGCGCACTGGAGCTGTCCCGGGATACCCTTGCATTGATGAGTGAAAAGGAGATGCCGGAGGATTTTGATCCCCGGCGGATCCTGTATCTGGATACGGAAACCACCGGCCTGGGCGGAAGCGGCACGGTGGCTTTTCTCGTTGGGATGGGATTCCTGACGGACAACGGATTTGAGGTGCACCAGTTCCTGATGCGGGATTATCCGGAGGAGCCGTATTTACTCAAACATGTCGCTGCCGGACTGGGAAAGTTTGATGTGCTGTGTACCTTCAATGGCACCACTTTTGACGTACCACTGCTGGAAAGCCGGTTCCTGATGAACCGGATGAGCCGGAACTGCCTGGACCTTCCGCACCTGGACCTGCTGCATATGTGCCGGCGGCTGTGGAAGCTGCGGCTCGGACGGTGCAACCTGGGCCGGCTGGAGGAAGTGGTGCTGGGAAAGCCCCGGGAGGACGACTTGCCGGGAAGCGAAGTGCCCCAGCGGTACTTTACCTACCTGAAAACCAAACAGATGTCCCTGCTGGAGGATATCCTGAAACACAACGCGCAGGATATTGCCAGTCTCTGCGTACTGCTGAACCACATGGCGGAACTGTACCAGCATCCGGAAAAGATCCGTTTCAGCGAGGACGTCTATTCGATGGGGCGGGCGCTGGAACGGGTGAACCAGACGGAACCGGCGCGCAGGTGCTACCGGCTGGCCAGCCGGGGGAGAATGGGCGACCTGGCCTCCTCGGCGCTGGCGGTCAGCTACCGGCGGAGCGGACAACGGGAAGAGGCCGCGGAGGTCTGGCGGCAGATGATCCGGGAAGGCCGGGGCGGCATAATGCCCTATGTGGAGCTGGCCAAGTATGAGGAACATGTGCTGCGGGATATCCCGGAGGCACTCCGCCTGACGGAACAGGCAATCATCCGGCTCAGTGAGCCGGGATTCGGACAGGACGATGCTGTACAAGCGGATCAAAATGAGTTACAATACCGCTGGCAAAGACTGAAACGGAAACTGAAGGAGCAATAA
- a CDS encoding ArsR/SmtB family transcription factor has protein sequence MEEKKLPHNHHCGIEEQFDHMPVPEAFGATAELFKLLGDPTRVRLFWLLCHCEECVLNLSVMMNMSSPALSHHLKLLKACGLIVSRREGKEVYYRASDNVQASELHHVIEHVAEIACPE, from the coding sequence ATGGAAGAGAAAAAACTGCCCCATAACCATCACTGCGGGATAGAAGAGCAGTTCGATCATATGCCTGTTCCGGAAGCCTTCGGCGCCACCGCCGAGCTCTTCAAGCTGCTGGGCGATCCGACCCGTGTCCGGCTTTTCTGGCTGCTCTGCCACTGCGAGGAATGTGTGCTGAACCTGTCTGTGATGATGAACATGTCCAGTCCTGCCCTTTCCCACCACCTGAAGCTGCTGAAGGCCTGCGGACTCATCGTCAGCCGGCGCGAAGGCAAAGAGGTCTATTACCGTGCCTCGGATAACGTGCAGGCTTCCGAACTGCATCACGTTATCGAGCATGTGGCCGAGATTGCCTGCCCGGAATAA
- a CDS encoding DEAD/DEAH box helicase, which produces MNVAQLAEQLRRDNQFMKDVTRWEVIPARPAKTAPFPDNLDPRLIPVLAQRGIHSLYTHQAKSLEAIARGEDVTVVTPTASGKTMCYNLPVLSAILQNEDSRALYLFPTKALSADQVSELYDMIEGMGVDIKTYTYDGDTPAAARRAVRQAGHIVVTNPDMLHSGILPHHTKWVKLFENLRYIVIDEIHTYRGVFGSNLANVLRRLMRLCEFYGSHPQFILCSATIANPKELAETLIGRTVTLIDENGAPMGERHFVFYNPPVVNRQLGIRQGAIPITRAISGMLLKNGIQAITFARSRLTVEVLTRYLKDMVRDPLGNAGKVRGYRGGYLPGERREIEKGLRNGQVDAVVSTNALELGIDIGALDACVMCGYPGTIASAWQQAGRAGRRKGTSIVFFIASSAAIDQYIVNHPDYLLTQSPENALLNPDNLYILLSHFKCAAFELPFADGDKFGNTQSTQELLDYLDEQGILHHVDGRYHWSAEDFPASEISLRSAAAENFIIIDITDPAHHRVVGEMDRFTAPMLLHENAIYMHEGRQFQVEKLDFDACKAFIRSVDVGYYTDADLNINLSLLDIEKEEQTPQGGIAGLGEIKVTALVTMFKKIKFDTHETLGFGHVQLPETDMHTTSMWWTLPEKLAAKIPSDQLKNGMMGIANLLRIVCPLYLMCAPQDIAVVYQVKSPITNEPTILLYDNTPGGIGLSHKAFGMKELLLSKALQVAEDCSCAYGCPSCVGPVGEIGEDGKRTAIRLLKELTK; this is translated from the coding sequence ATGAACGTGGCTCAGCTTGCGGAGCAGCTCAGGCGGGACAACCAGTTCATGAAGGATGTCACCCGGTGGGAGGTTATTCCTGCCCGGCCGGCAAAGACTGCCCCCTTCCCGGATAACCTGGATCCCAGGCTCATCCCCGTGCTGGCACAGCGGGGGATCCACAGCCTTTATACCCATCAGGCGAAAAGCCTGGAAGCCATTGCCCGCGGGGAAGACGTGACCGTCGTGACGCCCACGGCTTCCGGCAAGACGATGTGCTATAACCTGCCCGTGCTTTCCGCCATCCTGCAGAATGAGGACTCCCGGGCACTTTATCTGTTTCCGACAAAGGCCCTGTCCGCCGACCAGGTCAGCGAGCTGTATGACATGATCGAGGGCATGGGTGTTGATATCAAAACCTATACATACGACGGGGATACGCCCGCCGCAGCCCGCCGCGCCGTGCGGCAGGCAGGCCACATCGTGGTGACCAACCCGGATATGCTGCATTCCGGCATCCTGCCCCATCACACCAAGTGGGTCAAGCTGTTTGAGAACCTGCGGTATATCGTGATTGACGAAATCCACACCTACCGCGGCGTCTTCGGCAGCAACCTGGCCAACGTGCTCCGCCGGCTGATGCGCCTGTGCGAGTTCTACGGCAGTCATCCGCAGTTCATTCTCTGCAGCGCCACCATCGCCAATCCGAAGGAACTGGCGGAGACGCTGATCGGCCGTACGGTGACCCTGATCGATGAAAACGGTGCCCCCATGGGCGAGCGCCATTTTGTGTTCTACAACCCGCCGGTGGTGAACCGGCAGCTGGGGATCCGCCAGGGCGCGATCCCGATTACCCGGGCCATCAGCGGGATGCTGCTCAAGAACGGCATCCAGGCGATCACCTTTGCCCGGTCCCGGCTGACGGTGGAAGTGCTGACCCGCTACCTGAAGGACATGGTCCGGGATCCGCTGGGCAATGCCGGAAAAGTCCGGGGCTACCGGGGCGGCTATCTGCCCGGGGAACGCCGGGAGATTGAAAAGGGTCTGCGGAACGGACAGGTGGACGCAGTGGTATCCACCAACGCGCTGGAGCTGGGCATTGACATCGGTGCGCTGGACGCCTGCGTGATGTGCGGGTATCCGGGAACCATTGCCAGCGCCTGGCAGCAGGCGGGCCGTGCCGGAAGGCGGAAGGGAACCAGCATCGTGTTCTTTATCGCCTCTTCCGCGGCAATTGACCAGTATATCGTGAACCATCCGGATTACCTGCTGACCCAGAGCCCGGAGAACGCCCTGCTGAATCCGGACAACCTGTATATCCTGCTGAGCCATTTCAAGTGCGCGGCCTTTGAGCTGCCCTTTGCGGACGGAGACAAATTCGGCAACACGCAGTCCACCCAGGAACTGCTGGACTACCTGGACGAGCAGGGAATCCTGCACCATGTGGACGGGCGGTATCACTGGTCCGCGGAGGATTTCCCGGCCAGCGAGATTTCCCTCCGATCCGCGGCGGCGGAAAACTTCATTATTATCGATATTACCGATCCGGCACATCACCGGGTGGTGGGCGAAATGGACCGGTTCACCGCTCCCATGCTGCTGCATGAGAACGCCATCTATATGCATGAAGGCCGCCAGTTCCAGGTGGAGAAGCTGGACTTTGACGCCTGCAAGGCCTTCATCCGCAGTGTGGACGTCGGCTACTACACGGACGCAGACCTGAACATCAACCTGAGCCTGCTGGATATCGAGAAGGAAGAGCAGACCCCGCAGGGCGGAATCGCCGGACTGGGCGAGATCAAGGTCACGGCCCTGGTGACGATGTTCAAGAAAATCAAATTTGACACCCATGAGACGCTGGGTTTCGGCCATGTACAGCTGCCGGAGACGGATATGCATACTACCTCCATGTGGTGGACCCTGCCGGAGAAGCTGGCGGCAAAGATTCCCAGCGACCAGCTGAAGAACGGGATGATGGGCATCGCAAACCTGCTGCGCATCGTATGTCCGCTGTACCTGATGTGCGCGCCGCAGGATATTGCCGTGGTCTACCAGGTCAAGAGCCCGATCACCAATGAGCCGACGATCCTGCTTTATGACAACACGCCCGGCGGCATCGGCCTGAGCCACAAAGCTTTCGGGATGAAGGAACTGCTGCTGAGCAAGGCACTGCAGGTGGCGGAGGACTGCTCCTGTGCCTACGGCTGCCCCTCCTGCGTCGGCCCGGTGGGTGAAATCGGGGAGGATGGGAAACGTACGGCGATCCGCCTGCTGAAGGAGCTGACGAAATGA
- a CDS encoding CDC27 family protein, translating into MGFLTPIKANKAYRLQQKGQKAEARKLYEEAFAEGLNDPRYNLAYALMIIREGEYQKAKEFLVKHQKAPGMTPSQRVTLLVDYAACCFRLGDVDKGINTLEQQFQKGETGLLYQTLGYLYVEKYDAANRPDFDQVTEPAAEPEEAAGEEKAEETVSPREAWEAGQKKAEEFIRKSLEYDDEDPICLDNMGQFAYRVLEDKAGAKEWFDKAYALKDSQIDTLYFLSRYDEEAGDREGALEKLEKAAGGRFSPLNYCNRETILKEIERLKGAN; encoded by the coding sequence ATGGGTTTTCTGACACCGATCAAGGCCAACAAGGCATACAGGCTTCAGCAGAAGGGCCAGAAGGCAGAGGCACGGAAGCTGTATGAGGAGGCTTTTGCGGAGGGACTGAACGATCCCCGATACAATCTGGCCTATGCCCTGATGATCATCCGGGAGGGAGAGTACCAGAAGGCGAAGGAGTTCCTGGTGAAGCACCAGAAAGCTCCGGGCATGACGCCGAGCCAGCGGGTTACGCTGCTGGTGGATTACGCGGCATGCTGCTTCCGGCTGGGAGACGTGGACAAGGGCATCAACACCCTGGAACAGCAGTTCCAGAAGGGTGAGACCGGCCTGCTTTACCAGACCCTGGGTTATCTGTATGTGGAAAAATACGACGCGGCCAACCGGCCGGACTTTGACCAGGTGACGGAACCGGCCGCGGAGCCGGAAGAAGCTGCCGGAGAAGAGAAGGCAGAAGAGACTGTTTCCCCGCGGGAAGCCTGGGAAGCCGGGCAGAAGAAGGCGGAAGAGTTTATCCGGAAGTCGCTGGAATATGATGATGAGGATCCGATCTGCCTGGATAACATGGGGCAGTTCGCATACCGGGTGCTGGAGGACAAGGCGGGAGCGAAGGAATGGTTTGATAAAGCCTACGCCCTGAAGGACAGCCAGATCGACACGCTGTATTTCCTGAGCCGGTATGATGAGGAAGCCGGGGACAGGGAAGGGGCGCTGGAGAAGCTGGAGAAAGCGGCCGGCGGCCGGTTCTCCCCGCTGAATTACTGCAACCGGGAAACGATCCTGAAAGAGATTGAAAGACTGAAGGGAGCAAACTGA
- a CDS encoding ketopantoate reductase family protein produces MRTAIYGAGSLGTVMGAYLTREGVPVDLINRNHAHVDALNRSGAHITGTVDITVPVNALLPEDMTGKYDIIFLMTKQLNNHETVAFLKNYLAEDGVIVTMQNGIPEDSIAEIIGPEHTIGVTVEWGATMTTPGSSRLTSDPESLSFHMGSMPGIPDNKLEQVKAVLEKMCPVVIENNLPGARWSKLLINATFSGLGTVMGGTFGDVAKDPEARNLAASCMKEVIDVGRAAGITFAPVQGKDLVSLFYWSNPFKKMLAKLIMPIAMKKHAAIEPSMLQDLKKHKPCEIDAINGVVCEKGSLEGIPTPLNDRIVKIIHEIQEGKRKPSRENLKELEMCPNL; encoded by the coding sequence ATGCGGACTGCAATATACGGAGCCGGTTCCCTGGGGACGGTCATGGGAGCCTATCTGACCCGGGAGGGCGTCCCGGTTGACCTGATCAACCGGAATCACGCCCATGTGGACGCCCTGAACCGATCCGGCGCCCACATCACGGGAACCGTTGATATAACCGTTCCGGTCAACGCCCTCCTGCCGGAGGATATGACCGGCAAATACGATATCATTTTCCTCATGACCAAGCAGCTGAACAACCATGAAACCGTCGCGTTCCTAAAGAACTACCTGGCCGAAGACGGCGTCATCGTCACCATGCAGAACGGCATTCCCGAGGACAGCATCGCGGAAATCATCGGACCGGAACACACCATCGGCGTCACCGTGGAATGGGGCGCCACCATGACCACTCCCGGCAGCAGCCGGCTGACCTCCGATCCTGAAAGCCTTTCCTTCCATATGGGCAGCATGCCCGGCATTCCGGATAACAAGCTGGAGCAGGTCAAAGCCGTGCTCGAGAAAATGTGCCCCGTGGTCATTGAAAACAACCTCCCCGGCGCCCGCTGGTCCAAACTGCTGATCAACGCCACCTTCTCCGGCCTGGGCACCGTCATGGGCGGAACCTTCGGGGATGTGGCAAAGGATCCGGAAGCCCGGAACCTCGCGGCCTCCTGCATGAAGGAAGTGATCGACGTGGGCCGTGCCGCCGGCATCACTTTTGCCCCGGTCCAGGGCAAGGATCTCGTCAGCCTCTTCTACTGGTCCAATCCCTTCAAGAAAATGCTGGCCAAGCTGATCATGCCCATTGCCATGAAGAAGCATGCCGCCATCGAGCCCTCCATGCTGCAGGACCTGAAGAAGCATAAGCCCTGCGAAATCGACGCCATCAACGGTGTGGTCTGTGAAAAAGGCAGCCTGGAAGGCATTCCCACCCCGCTCAACGACCGGATCGTAAAGATCATCCATGAAATCCAGGAAGGCAAAAGAAAGCCCTCCAGGGAAAACCTGAAGGAACTGGAAATGTGCCCGAATCTCTGA
- a CDS encoding methionine ABC transporter ATP-binding protein: MIELKNLSKQFETMDGSVDALRHINLTIQDGDIYGIIGMSGAGKSTLVRCINMLERPTEGSVLVNGKDIGALKQKDLRAMRRKITMIFQGFNLLMQRTCLKNVMLPLRLGGIDRKTAEAKARELLALVDLPDKANSYPAQLSGGQQQRVAIARALATEPDVLLCDEATSALDPKTTHSILELIRDINKKLGITVIVITHQMSVVQEVCNRVAILENGEVVEEGGVAEVFSNPRANATRNLIYPESADGGSVFPEGGQRIRVIFNGAVASREPLIAKMAIDCGIMASILGASTRSVGDRAYGYMLLDIPGSPENLAKAVTYLSATPDITVQVEAEYAAKEVEA, encoded by the coding sequence ATGATTGAGCTGAAGAATCTGTCCAAGCAGTTTGAGACGATGGATGGGTCTGTGGATGCGCTGCGCCACATCAACCTGACGATCCAGGACGGGGATATCTACGGGATCATCGGCATGAGCGGCGCCGGTAAGAGTACGCTGGTACGGTGCATCAACATGCTGGAGAGACCCACGGAGGGTTCTGTGCTGGTAAACGGCAAGGATATCGGCGCACTGAAACAGAAGGACCTGCGTGCCATGCGGCGGAAGATCACCATGATCTTCCAGGGCTTTAACCTGCTGATGCAGCGGACCTGCCTGAAGAACGTGATGCTGCCCCTCCGGCTTGGCGGAATTGACCGGAAGACGGCGGAAGCAAAAGCACGGGAATTGCTGGCACTGGTGGACCTGCCGGATAAGGCCAACAGCTATCCGGCCCAGCTGTCCGGCGGCCAGCAGCAGCGTGTGGCCATCGCCCGTGCGCTGGCGACGGAACCGGATGTGCTCCTGTGCGACGAGGCGACATCCGCGCTGGATCCGAAAACAACGCATTCCATCCTGGAGCTGATCCGGGATATCAATAAAAAACTGGGGATCACCGTGATCGTTATTACCCACCAGATGAGCGTTGTACAGGAGGTCTGCAACCGTGTGGCCATCCTGGAAAACGGCGAAGTGGTGGAGGAAGGCGGCGTGGCGGAGGTCTTCTCCAATCCACGTGCCAACGCGACCCGGAACCTGATCTATCCGGAAAGCGCGGACGGCGGTTCTGTTTTCCCGGAAGGCGGACAGCGTATACGGGTGATTTTCAACGGCGCCGTGGCGTCCCGGGAGCCCCTGATCGCAAAGATGGCAATAGACTGCGGCATTATGGCAAGTATTCTCGGCGCTTCCACCCGTTCGGTGGGAGACCGTGCCTACGGCTATATGCTGCTGGATATTCCAGGCTCACCGGAGAACCTGGCCAAAGCAGTTACTTACCTGAGCGCCACACCGGATATTACTGTACAGGTTGAAGCGGAATACGCCGCGAAGGAGGTGGAAGCATGA
- a CDS encoding cation transporter, whose protein sequence is MKKTYKIEVDCANCANKMEDAARNTAGVKEVTVNFMTQKMVVDFEEGADAAAVMKNVLAACKKVEDDCEIYL, encoded by the coding sequence GTGAAAAAAACCTACAAGATTGAAGTGGACTGCGCAAACTGCGCCAATAAGATGGAAGATGCCGCCCGGAACACCGCCGGCGTGAAGGAAGTTACCGTCAACTTCATGACCCAGAAGATGGTTGTTGACTTTGAAGAAGGTGCAGATGCCGCCGCCGTCATGAAGAACGTACTTGCCGCCTGCAAAAAGGTGGAAGACGACTGTGAAATCTATCTCTGA
- a CDS encoding MetQ/NlpA family ABC transporter substrate-binding protein: MKKIIALLVALVLTLSLTAAFADGIKIAVPNDATNEGRALLLLQAYGLLKVDENAGITATVKDITENPLNIEFVEVEAALVPNALPDVDYAIINGNYALAAELPAALLYENAESPYVNVISVNEADKDSDKAKALAAAALSQKVVDYFASYEGQAISVVENPTDGFDATVDYDALKGETIKVVATLDPHSFVLAIVKDILAEKEINVEVTVVDDYVTPNTAVNDGDAFANFFAHQPYQDDFNANNGTNLVTIAGVHVEPMGLYAGQQADLAALGLAE; the protein is encoded by the coding sequence ATGAAAAAGATTATTGCTCTGCTGGTTGCCCTGGTACTGACCCTGTCCCTGACTGCCGCTTTCGCCGACGGTATCAAGATTGCCGTTCCCAATGACGCTACCAACGAAGGCCGTGCCCTCCTGCTGCTGCAGGCTTACGGACTGCTGAAGGTTGACGAAAACGCCGGTATCACCGCGACGGTGAAAGATATTACCGAGAATCCCCTGAACATCGAGTTTGTCGAAGTGGAAGCCGCGCTGGTTCCCAACGCCCTGCCCGATGTGGACTACGCCATCATCAACGGCAACTATGCCCTGGCTGCCGAACTGCCTGCCGCCCTGCTGTATGAGAATGCCGAATCCCCTTACGTGAACGTGATCAGCGTGAACGAAGCGGACAAGGACAGCGACAAGGCCAAGGCCCTGGCTGCTGCAGCGCTGAGCCAGAAGGTTGTGGACTACTTCGCTTCCTATGAAGGCCAGGCCATCTCCGTGGTGGAGAATCCCACAGACGGTTTCGATGCCACCGTGGACTACGACGCGCTGAAGGGCGAGACCATCAAAGTGGTTGCCACGCTGGATCCCCACTCCTTTGTGCTGGCGATTGTCAAGGACATCCTGGCTGAGAAGGAAATCAACGTGGAAGTGACCGTGGTGGATGACTATGTGACTCCCAACACCGCTGTGAACGACGGAGACGCTTTCGCGAACTTCTTCGCCCATCAGCCCTACCAGGATGACTTCAACGCCAACAACGGCACCAACCTGGTGACCATCGCCGGTGTTCATGTGGAGCCCATGGGCCTCTACGCCGGACAGCAGGCTGACCTGGCTGCGCTGGGACTGGCTGAATAA